One genomic segment of Rivularia sp. PCC 7116 includes these proteins:
- a CDS encoding carbon dioxide-concentrating mechanism protein CcmK, with protein sequence MPIAVGMIETKGFPAVVEAADAMVKAARVTLVGYEKIGSARVTVIVRGDVSEVQASVAAGIEAARRVNGGEVVSTHIIARPHENLEYVLPIRYTEAVEQFRT encoded by the coding sequence ATGCCTATAGCAGTTGGAATGATTGAAACCAAAGGTTTCCCAGCAGTCGTGGAAGCTGCGGATGCGATGGTGAAAGCCGCTCGCGTTACCTTGGTTGGTTATGAAAAAATCGGTAGTGCCCGCGTGACAGTAATTGTTCGGGGAGATGTTTCTGAAGTACAAGCTTCAGTTGCAGCAGGAATCGAAGCCGCTAGAAGAGTTAACGGTGGTGAAGTAGTTTCCACTCACATTATTGCTCGTCCCCATGAGAACCTGGAATATGTACTACCAATTAGGTACACCGAAGCAGTGGAGCAATTCCGAACTTAA
- a CDS encoding carbon dioxide-concentrating mechanism protein CcmK produces MSIAVGMVETLGFPAVVEAADAMVKAARVTLVGYEKIGTGRVTVIVRGDVSEVQASVGAGIDSVKRVNGGQVLSTHIIARPHENLEYVLPIRYTEDVEQFRENVNAIRPYGGRP; encoded by the coding sequence ATGTCGATTGCAGTCGGAATGGTTGAAACTCTGGGTTTTCCAGCGGTTGTAGAAGCAGCAGACGCGATGGTGAAAGCCGCTCGTGTTACCTTGGTTGGATACGAAAAGATTGGTACCGGAAGAGTTACCGTTATTGTTCGAGGAGACGTATCTGAAGTCCAAGCTTCAGTTGGAGCAGGAATCGATTCAGTAAAGCGAGTAAACGGCGGACAAGTATTATCTACCCATATCATTGCTCGTCCTCACGAAAACCTCGAATACGTTCTACCGATTAGATATACCGAAGATGTAGAACAATTCCGGGAAAATGTGAACGCAATTCGTCCTTATGGTGGTAGACCGTAA
- a CDS encoding EutN/CcmL family microcompartment protein, whose translation MQIARVRGTVSSTQKDPSFRGVKLLLLQLIDEEGRVQPEYEVAADAVGAGVDEWVLVSRGSAARQVYGNEQRPIDAAVVAIIDTVYVENRQIYSKKDQYR comes from the coding sequence ATGCAAATTGCCAGAGTTCGCGGTACCGTATCTAGCACGCAAAAAGACCCAAGTTTTAGAGGAGTTAAACTGCTGCTGTTACAACTAATAGACGAAGAAGGACGTGTCCAGCCAGAATATGAAGTAGCAGCAGATGCCGTCGGTGCGGGAGTTGATGAGTGGGTACTTGTCAGTCGCGGTAGTGCTGCTCGTCAAGTTTATGGCAACGAACAGCGTCCAATTGATGCAGCAGTAGTAGCGATAATCGATACGGTTTACGTTGAAAATCGCCAAATCTACAGTAAGAAAGACCAATATCGATAG